The Chryseobacterium sp. JV274 sequence GGAGAAACCAGAATTGATGACAGAGTGACAGAAGCCGCTATGGAAGACAGAAAAAAAGGAGGCTATTTTTAATCAATGATAAAAGATAATTGATCAACAATCACACAGAATATCACTTATCATTTATAACAAAAATCGGATGGATATATTAAGATTTATAACAGCAGGAAGCGTAGATGACGGAAAAAGTACCCTTATCGGCAGACTGCTTTACGATAGCAAAAGTATTTTACAGGATCAGTTGGAAGTCCTTGAAAAACATTCTAAAAACAAAAATGAAGATGGGGTAGACCTTGCTCTTCTAACAGATGGTTTGCGTGCAGAAAGAGAACAGGGAATCACAATTGATGTTGCCTACCGCTATTTTTCGACCGCAAAAAGGAAATTTATCATTGCTGATGCTCCCGGGCATGTGCAATATACCCGTAATATGATTACGGGAGCATCTAACTCTGACCTGATGGTTATTCTAATCGATGCACGAAAAGGAGTGATTGAACAAACCAGAAGACATTCTATCATCGCTTCTTTACTACAATTAAAGAAAGTTGCGGTAGCCATTAATAAAATGGATATGGTGGATTATTCTGAAGAAGTTTTTGAATCTATAAAATCTGAATATTCAAAAATTGCAGAAAATCTTGGATTAAACGATGTCAGTTATTTTCCTATTTCTGCACTGAAAGGAGATAATATTGTTTCAACATCCACCAGAACAGAATGGTATGAAGGAAATTCCCTTCTGGAATATCTTGAAGAAGTAACTTTAAATGAAGAAAAGAATAATGGAAACCGTTTTCAGGTTCAGTATGTGATTCGTCCTCAGACTGAAGAACTGCATGACTACAGAGGGTATGCCGGACAAATATTAAGTGGAAAATTCACAAAAGGAGACAAAATTCATATTCTTCCGGCAGATCTGATCACTGAAATCACTAAGATTGAGATCAATGGCATTGAAAAAGAAGAAGCCTTTGAAGGTCAGCCAGCCGTTATTCATCTTGCTCATGATGTGGATGTCAGCAGAGGAGATATTTTTGTGACAGAAGAACATATTCCTGCAGTTGAAAAAGATCTTGAAGTTCTGTTATGCTGGCTTGATCAGAAACCGTTGCAGCCAGGAAATAAATACCTTCTGCAACAAAACAGCAGACTTATAAAAGCAGTTGTAAAAGAGGTAGATTACAAAATCAATGTCAATACCCTGATTCAAGAACAGGTAGACAGCGAAATTAAACTGAATGAAATTGTAAAAGTTACGCTGCGAACAGCACAGCCTCTGGTTTACGACAGCTTTACCCATAATAAAACTACGGGCTCTGCCATTTTGGTGGATGAAACGTCCAATTCAACGGTAGCAGCCTGTATAATTCAATAGAAAAAATGGCAATTTCCGATCATTTAACACAACGAATTCATCAGACTAAACAAAATAGTATTCATGGATTCTTTGATAAGATAAAGACAAAAAGATGGGTGAAGGATTTGTATGAAACACTTTTCCTTCCTCAGAATGACAATAGTGAAGACCAGCTTAAAAGAAATTTTGAAACACTGAGGGAAACTCTTTCTGAACAGATCAATACCGTAACAGGAGATCAGGACAGTACTGAAAAACAGGTTAATCACTTTTTTGAATCTCTGCCTGGCCTTTATGATCAGTTGGTTTTGGATGCAAAATCTATCGTGGAATTTGATCCTGCAGCCGATTCTCTTGAAGAAGTATATCTGGCATATCCCGGCTTTTTCGCCACATATGTCTATCGTATTTCCCACCAGCTTTGGACTCAGGAAGTGAAAATTTTACCACGTGTCATTTCAGAGTATGCTCACAGCAAAACAGGAATTGATATTCACCCGGGAGCAGCCATTGGAAAGTCCTTTTTTATTGATCATGGGACAGGAATTGTGATCGGAGAAACAACTGTTATCGGAAATAATGTCAAAATCTATCAGGGAGTAACCCTTGGAGCCTTAAATGTTTCCAAAGAAAAAGCCCATCAGAAAAGACACCCCAATATTGAAGATGATGTGATTATCTATTCGGGAGCCACTATTCTGGGAGGTGAAACTACGATAGGAAGAGAGAGTATTATAGGAGGAAATGTCTGGATTACACAGGATGTTCCTGCCAATTCTCTGGTCTATCACAAAAGCGAAATAAAAATAAAGGATAATACTTCATTACCGGAATCATTAACCTTTGTGATTTAAAAAAACAAAAAAGTAAATTGATATGAGATTTCAGAACGCATTAGAAACGATTGGAAATACTCCCGTCGTAAAAATCAATACACTATTCAATTCAGACCATGAAATCTGGATTAAACTTGAAAAAAGCAACCCTGGCGGAAGCATTAAAGACAGAATTGCATTAGCAATGATTGAAGATGCAGAAGCAAAAGGATTATTAAATAAAGACAGCACCATTATAGAACCTACCAGCGGAAATACAGGAATAGGACTCGCTTTGGTTGCTGCCGTAAAAGGATACAAACTAGTCCTTGTAATGCCGGAAAGCATGAGTATAGAACGCCGTAAAATCATGGAAGCTTACGGAGCTGAATTCGTACTTACCCCAAGAGAAAAGGGAATGAAAGGCGCCATTGAAAAGGCTAATGAACTTGCTGAAGAAACTCCAAATTCTTGGATTCCAAGACAGTTTGATAATCCTGCCAATGTAAAAGTACATGTAGAAACTACTGCTCAGGAAATTTTAAAAGACTTCCCGGACGGGCTTGATTATATCATTACAGGAGTAGGAACGGGAGGACACATCACCGGAATTGCAAAAACAGTAAAGGAAAAATATCCTGACGTAAAAGTGATTGCAGTAGAACCGGAATTATCTCCCGTATTGAGCGGAGGAAGTCCTGCCCCACACCCATTACAGGGACTTGGAGCCGGTTTTGTTCCTTCTATCCTGGATATTACCCTTTTAGACGGAGTGATCAAAGTAGGCAAGGAGGAAGCCTATGAGTATGCCCTTAATGCCGCTAAAAAAGAAGGCCTTTTTGTAGGAGTTTCTACAGGAGCCGCTTTAGCAGCAATTGCAAAACATTTACCGGAAATACAATCTACCGCTAAAATCCTTACCATCAATTACGATACCGGAGAGAGATATCTATCCGTAGAAGGACTTTTCTAAATCCTTAATTAACACCTACTTCAATGAAAACAAATATAAAATCACCAAAGGTCTTCCTTATCGGTGCAGGGCCCGGCAACCCTGAACTGATCACTGTAAAAGCAGTAAAAGCTATCGCAGAAGCGGACGTCATTTTATGTGACCGCCTTGTAAGCCCCGAGATTCTGGAAACCTATGTCAGTAAAAACACAGAAATCATCTATGTAGGGAAAGAATGCAGTAAAAATGCTTCCACACCGCAGTCACATATCAATACTTTGATGGTAGAATATGCTCTTCAGAATAAGACCATTGTAAGACTGAAAGGAGGGGATGTTTCTATATTCTCCAATATCCTGGATGAATTGCAGGCTTTAAAACAGAATCATATTCCTTACGAAATCATTCCCGGAATTACGGCGGCATTGGGAGCGGCAGCGTTTGCAGGGATGCCTTTAACAGCAAGAGGATACTCCACATCAGTACGTTTTCTGACCTATTATAAATCAGAGATTGTGAGTGAAGACTACTGGAAAGAGCTTGCTTTGACTAATGATACTCTTGTTTTCTACATGTCAAAAGGAAACCTTACCTCTCTTGTGGAAAAATTGAAACAGCTGGGGATTTCAAATGATAAAAAAATTGCAGTCATTGAGCAGGCTACAACTCCATATCAAAAGGTGTACACCTCATCGTTTGATGATTTTAATGAAAAATTCGGAGACAAAACCTTTGCATCCCCTTCATTGGTGGTGGTGGGTAAGATTGTCAATCTTCATGAAGAGTTTTCATGGCTTGAAAATGCTGAGCAGGAAGGTCTTTATTTTAAATCAGTGGAAAACGGAAGTCTAATCCCTACAACTCAAAATTTCTTTGAATATGCTGTCTGAAACTAAATTAAATGTATTAAAACAAATCTCCGGAGACCTCTCCAGGGATGAAGCCATCTGGGCAAGCGGATATCTTGCAGGTATTGCCGGAGGATCTTCATTGACCGCTGTACTGCCACCACAGCAAATCAATAATAACACTCAAAATGCCGTAAAGAAAATAACTCTGGCTTACGGTACAGAAACCGGAAACAGCAAAAAACTGGCTACAGCTCTGGCAGGTATAGTCAAGAAAAAAGGACTTCAGGTAAAACTGGCTGACCTTTCCCAATACAAACCTAAAGATCTTGCGAAAGAAGAATTCTTTTTTGTAATCATCAGCACTCAGGGAGAAGGTGAGCCGCCCGCTCTCGCCAAAAAATTCTACGATTATATTTATGAAAATGAAATTAATCTCAGTGGACTTAAATTCGGAGTACTGGCTTTGGGAGACAGCAGTTATCCTCTGTTCTGCCAAACCGGAGAAGATGTAGATTCACGTTTTGAAATATTAGGGGCACAGCGTATTATTCCATTAAAGAAATGTGATATTGATTACGAACAGGAAGCCTCTCATTGGATAGAGCATGTATTTGAAACAGTCAATAAAAATACTGATCAAAGTGCTGAAAATATATCAGCTCCAAAAGTTTCTGCAGGCAGAAAGAAATACCGGGGGAAAGTTTCAGCCATCATCAATCTGAATGATATTACGTCTGAAAAAGAAACCTATCATATTGAAATTGAAACAGATGAAGCTCTTTCATATCGGCCCGGTGCCGCATTGGGAGTGATTCCTTTCAATTCAAAAGAAGTAGTACACGAAATCATTACTCTCACAGGAATAGATCCTCAAAAACAGGTAGAAACGTCGAAAGTTACAGCTGCTGTTGAAGAACTACTTCACAAACGTCTTAACATCAGTTATTTACTTAAATCTGTAGTAGCTCAGTATGCGAAAATAACAGGACATTCGATCCCGGAAGTCAGATTAAGTCTTCTTGATCTCCTTAGAATTTATCCGGTAAAAACTGCGGATGAATTTGAAGAAATCATACAGATATTAACCCCTCAGGCACCGCGCCTGTATTCTATTTCGTCTTCTCTGGAAGCTCATGGTGATACGGAAATTCACATTACCGTTGCCAGATCAGAATTCTTTATTGACCATCAGAAACATAACGGATTATGCAGTGGTTTTCTGAGTGAATTCAAAGAAGAAGAAGATATTGAGTTTTATATCCAGGAAGCAGGACATTTTAAACTTCCGGAAGCCGATAAAGACATCATCATGATTGGTCCGGGAACTGGTATTGCTCCTTTCAGATCTTTCCTTTGGGAACGTGATGCAACTGGTGCAGAAGGAAGAAACTGGCTGTTTTTCGGGGACAGAAATTTCGTGTCAGATTTCCTTTATCAGGCTGAGCTTCAGGATTTCCTTAAAACAGGCAGTCTGACCCATTTAGATTTGGCTTTTTCCAGAGATACAGCTGAGAAAGTATATGTTCAGCACAGGTTGGAGCAAAAAGCTCAGGAAGTATTCTACTGGCTGGAAGGCGGAGCTTCTGTATATATATGCGGAGCTAAAGAGCCGATGGGAAGAGATGTAGAACAAACACTCCTGAACATTATTCAGAAGGAAGGAAAACGAAGCAAAGAAGATGCTGTAATCTATCTGGAAGAAATGGAACTTAGCGGCAGATATGCCAAAGATGTTTATTAAATGTAATTAAGCGATACTCGTAAAAAATTAAAGGAA is a genomic window containing:
- a CDS encoding sulfate adenylyltransferase subunit 1 yields the protein MDILRFITAGSVDDGKSTLIGRLLYDSKSILQDQLEVLEKHSKNKNEDGVDLALLTDGLRAEREQGITIDVAYRYFSTAKRKFIIADAPGHVQYTRNMITGASNSDLMVILIDARKGVIEQTRRHSIIASLLQLKKVAVAINKMDMVDYSEEVFESIKSEYSKIAENLGLNDVSYFPISALKGDNIVSTSTRTEWYEGNSLLEYLEEVTLNEEKNNGNRFQVQYVIRPQTEELHDYRGYAGQILSGKFTKGDKIHILPADLITEITKIEINGIEKEEAFEGQPAVIHLAHDVDVSRGDIFVTEEHIPAVEKDLEVLLCWLDQKPLQPGNKYLLQQNSRLIKAVVKEVDYKINVNTLIQEQVDSEIKLNEIVKVTLRTAQPLVYDSFTHNKTTGSAILVDETSNSTVAACIIQ
- the cobA gene encoding uroporphyrinogen-III C-methyltransferase; its protein translation is MKTNIKSPKVFLIGAGPGNPELITVKAVKAIAEADVILCDRLVSPEILETYVSKNTEIIYVGKECSKNASTPQSHINTLMVEYALQNKTIVRLKGGDVSIFSNILDELQALKQNHIPYEIIPGITAALGAAAFAGMPLTARGYSTSVRFLTYYKSEIVSEDYWKELALTNDTLVFYMSKGNLTSLVEKLKQLGISNDKKIAVIEQATTPYQKVYTSSFDDFNEKFGDKTFASPSLVVVGKIVNLHEEFSWLENAEQEGLYFKSVENGSLIPTTQNFFEYAV
- the cysK gene encoding cysteine synthase A, whose amino-acid sequence is MRFQNALETIGNTPVVKINTLFNSDHEIWIKLEKSNPGGSIKDRIALAMIEDAEAKGLLNKDSTIIEPTSGNTGIGLALVAAVKGYKLVLVMPESMSIERRKIMEAYGAEFVLTPREKGMKGAIEKANELAEETPNSWIPRQFDNPANVKVHVETTAQEILKDFPDGLDYIITGVGTGGHITGIAKTVKEKYPDVKVIAVEPELSPVLSGGSPAPHPLQGLGAGFVPSILDITLLDGVIKVGKEEAYEYALNAAKKEGLFVGVSTGAALAAIAKHLPEIQSTAKILTINYDTGERYLSVEGLF
- the epsC gene encoding serine O-acetyltransferase EpsC, which produces MAISDHLTQRIHQTKQNSIHGFFDKIKTKRWVKDLYETLFLPQNDNSEDQLKRNFETLRETLSEQINTVTGDQDSTEKQVNHFFESLPGLYDQLVLDAKSIVEFDPAADSLEEVYLAYPGFFATYVYRISHQLWTQEVKILPRVISEYAHSKTGIDIHPGAAIGKSFFIDHGTGIVIGETTVIGNNVKIYQGVTLGALNVSKEKAHQKRHPNIEDDVIIYSGATILGGETTIGRESIIGGNVWITQDVPANSLVYHKSEIKIKDNTSLPESLTFVI
- a CDS encoding sulfite reductase flavoprotein subunit alpha — translated: MLSETKLNVLKQISGDLSRDEAIWASGYLAGIAGGSSLTAVLPPQQINNNTQNAVKKITLAYGTETGNSKKLATALAGIVKKKGLQVKLADLSQYKPKDLAKEEFFFVIISTQGEGEPPALAKKFYDYIYENEINLSGLKFGVLALGDSSYPLFCQTGEDVDSRFEILGAQRIIPLKKCDIDYEQEASHWIEHVFETVNKNTDQSAENISAPKVSAGRKKYRGKVSAIINLNDITSEKETYHIEIETDEALSYRPGAALGVIPFNSKEVVHEIITLTGIDPQKQVETSKVTAAVEELLHKRLNISYLLKSVVAQYAKITGHSIPEVRLSLLDLLRIYPVKTADEFEEIIQILTPQAPRLYSISSSLEAHGDTEIHITVARSEFFIDHQKHNGLCSGFLSEFKEEEDIEFYIQEAGHFKLPEADKDIIMIGPGTGIAPFRSFLWERDATGAEGRNWLFFGDRNFVSDFLYQAELQDFLKTGSLTHLDLAFSRDTAEKVYVQHRLEQKAQEVFYWLEGGASVYICGAKEPMGRDVEQTLLNIIQKEGKRSKEDAVIYLEEMELSGRYAKDVY